The Primulina huaijiensis isolate GDHJ02 chromosome 9, ASM1229523v2, whole genome shotgun sequence genomic interval AATATCGATTCTAAACTGGGAAAGTACTACTTtagaatatatatgtatatgtatataacaTTTTTGCATTGAACTAAAATTGATTGTTACATAAGACTAAAAATATGACAATCTCATACAGGAAATTCTACTTCTACTGAATGAAACTTTCTGTAGATAAATGGTAATACTCTGTATGTACAAGAAGTCGAAGATATGTTCTTTTTGCCATGTGTACCCATTTTAACTTAACGTTATTTCAGTGCCTGGATGCTGAAACATACTGGCCTCCGCTTAGGGTTGATTGGATTGTTTAGCTTGATCTTTTTGTTCCTCCCCGTTGCAAGGGGATCGATACTTCTTAGACTCGTAGATATCCCATTTGAGCATGCAACAAGATATCATGTTTGGCTAGGACATCTTACGATGTTCCTGTTTACTCTCCATGGCATATTCTATATGATCGGATGGTCCATCGAAGGCCACCTCATCCATAAAGTGAGTCTTCGTGCTATTTTATCTCCCATTTTGATACATATACATTTGTTATGTTTCAGCATGGCATCTTGAGTTGTGTTTGTTTTCCGAATCTGTTGATTTTGTGACGCTCCATTCTGGAACATTTCTAAAAATTGGGAGGGCATTACTTCTAAATGCTCATTATTAAGGTGGATATGTCTCGGATGCAAGTACATGATTAgtcaaaaatcaaataaaaaagaaaattgtatAGTCAAGTCATAGCTTTCTGTAGTCTAGAATTCATTGCAATGTGAAACTGATAAGTGAgaattttctatatttatttcTAGCAAAGTACACAGTGTCTTGTGCGCTTTAACCATTCTTTTAGGCATTATAGGAGTATCAATTTTGATCCTTCCTGTTCCATACAGCTTTTGGAGTGGAAAAATGTTGGTGTAGCCAATCTTGCGGGAGTGATAAGCCTTTTAGCTGGTCTGTGTATGTGGATAACATCACTACCTGGAGTGAGGCGGATAAATTTTGAGTTGTTCTTCTACACCCACCAATTATACGTGGTCTTCGTTGTCTTCTTGGCGCTGCACGTGGGAGATTTCATTTTCTCTTTTGCTGCCGGTGCCATATTCCTCTTCATGCTCGATCGGTTTCTTAGATTCTTTCAGTCTCGAAGGACAGTTGACGTGCTATCGGCTAGGTCCTTCCCTTGTGGAACTCTGGAACTTGTGCTTTCCAAACCAGCAAGTAATATGAGTATCTATTAAAGTGCTATCTCATTAAATATGCTTCATGGGAACAATATGTAATTGTTTATACCCTTTTAATATGCACAAGTGCAGATCTACACTACAATGCTCTTAGCTGGATTTTTCTACAAGTTCGAGAGTTATCTTGGCTCCAGTGGCATCCTTTCAGTGTATCCTCTAGTCCTCGTGATGGAAAAAATCATCTTGCAATATTGATAAAGGTTTTAGGGGATTGGACTGCGAAACTTGAGGGACGAATTCCAACTGATGATGAAAAAGAATCTGAAATAGAGCCACTGTTACAATCAAGTTCTAGACTAACGGTTTCTGTAGAGGGGCCTTATGGTCATGAATCATCACACCACTTGACGTATGCACTCTAACTTATCATTTCCGAATCACAAAGAATAATAGAGTTTCTTTTGATTGATTTGCCTTGCATTTTGCTCTTAGGTATGAGAACCTCGTATTAGTAGCAGGCGGTATAGGAATTTCGCCTTTTTTGGCAATCTTGAGCGATGTTCTTCACCGTATCAACGAGGGAACACCGTGTCTGCCCAAGAATATAGTGATAATTTGGGCAGTGAAAACATCAAACGAGCTCCCCCTTCTTCAGACCGTTGACATGGAGTCCATCTGTCCAGATTTCTCCGATTCGCTGAATCTTGAGATTCTAACCTATGTTACGCGAGAATCAGAACCTTCATTGGTAACGACAGCTATCCTCAAGTTCATAACTTACATATTTTCAAACCTGAAACTTCGACTCATTCAATCTTGAAAACAATCTATCCATTGCAGGAAGAGGGTAGTAAGATTATAGAACCTGTCAACTCTTCCACTTTCACGGCCTCCAAGCATCGTGGAATATCTGTTCTAGTTGGCACTGGAAACATAATATGGTCAGGGACATATGTTGTGGCATCTACAATCGGTTTCATTATAACCGTGACCTTGTTAGATATTTTGTACATTAATCCTTACAATGTTTCCTACTGGTGGTATAAAGGGCTTCTCTTTCTAGCGTGCATGGTGGTCAGTACGCTAATTTTTGGTGGTCTTGTGATTTGTTTATGGCATATCTGGGAGAGAAAAACAGGTATCAACGAATACGTGGACACCAGTGAAAATGGTAATTTACAACAAACCAAACCGAAACTTAACAAGAAATCTGTTCAAGAACAATACTCTACCGCCATCCGGTATGGTCAGAGACCAGACTTCAGAGGTACATTCATTTAGCATTCAATATTCATTTATTGatgaagaagaaagaaagattTCAACCTCtactaaatttgttttttttggttttgCTATGCAGATGTTTTTGAATCGATGTCTGATCGTTGGGGGAACGTTGATATAGGCGTCATCGTATGTGGCCCTCCATCACTTCAGACCAGTGTTGCCAAAGAGTGCAGGACACAAAATCTCAAGAGGAGAGGAAATGATGCCATTTTCCATTTCAATAGCCACAGCTTTGATCTCTAGCTACCATAGTGAACAATAAGCCTGAAATGCTTTAATCCTAAGCTCGAAATTTCGGATAGAAAGGATGTTACTTGTGCATacttgatattatatgattgtgTATACTAATGGAATGTTAGCTTCTACGGAGCATCCTGATCCCTTTGGTATGTTGTTATCGAGGATTTGCCTAAGTTTGGTTACATCAAACCAGCTGActtaatcaattattattattattattatgttaatGAAGTAACCATTTATTAAATAGGTAAAAAGAGTTATTGTACAAATATACTAGACATCTTCAGGAGATAGTAGATTACAAATAAAACTAACAAGGTACCAACAATTACATCAATATAACAATAGTTCGGTAGCGTTCGTAATACAACAGTAAGTCTGAATCTTGATCTTCTTCACTATTTTTTGAACATGTGGCTTCTCGCTATCAAACATCACTCTGTTCCACAGATTTCATCACTCTGTTCTCGCTATCAAACATCGCTCTTGATCAATTTGACTCAACTAATATTGGTAAATGGATAATAAGCTGAATTTTACATCACCTGTTAATTTGATTCGATTGTTTTTATCAAAAACATATATGATGTTGCCCGAGTAGATTGGATGAGCTGGGGTGGGCAATCTACCCGAGCAGAGAAGTGTCATATTCCTGtaaatattttgacatgatgGGATGAGTATGACCTGACTTGATCTTCATGATGATCTGGCCTGGTCTGCCCGAGTGTTATGGCCTGGTCTCCCGGGTGGTATGGCCTGGTCTGTCCAGGTGTTCTGGCATGGTCTCGCGGATGGTCTGGCCTGGTATGTCCGGGTGCTCTGGCATGGTCTGTCCGGGTGGTCTGGCCTGGTCTGCCCGGGTGCTCTGGCCTGGTCTGTCCGGGTGCTCTGGCCTGGACGCCCGGGTCAGACAATCTGCACACACTCGACAAGATAATGTCAGGGGGGCGCCGGAAGGGTTTTCGGCGTAGCCACTCCGACGGTAAAGTCAGTACAAGTTTCACCAAGTATAGAGAGATTTTATTGAATGCAGTAGATTGTCATGTCCGTTTAAATGAGCAAACCTTGTATTTATAGGGGAGAATATGACATCGATTATAGTGTATGGACACTATTCCTGATTAGACAGCTGCCCATGCCCTGTCATCTGACAACTGCCCATACCATGTACTCTGACAACTGCCCATGCCCTGTCATCTGACAACTGCATATGTCATGTCATCAGTTAATAGGCATGGCGACCCATACTGTTCGGGTCTTGTCATGGGCACTGATTATCATGCTAATGATGCATGGTAACCCATACTAGTCCGGTGACCTGAACCCTGTCCGTACGAAAGTACCCTGGTCGGGCTGGAGCACCCTGATCGGGCGAAAGTACCCTGATCGAGCTAGAGTACCCTATCTAAATTTTACTCATGCTCTACTCTTTACAGCCAATTGGATTTTGACTTGTTTTCTCGAGTCCAAGAATGACCCTAGCCCTTTCCAGGGTATCATCACTCCCTCCTTAAATAGTCGAGCTAGAGTCATACTCGATGTCCCGATCAGTAATGCTTGGACTCCACCGGaaagataattaatttttgcttagaTAAATGTACCGGAGCCTCATGCCTCCCTGGACTTACTGGAAGGTGTTGGAGCCTCATGTCTCCCAGGCTGTAAAATAGAGTGCCGGGGCTTCATATCTCCCGGACTTAAGTATAagatgccggggcctcatgtctcccagGCTTTTTATCGATAAAATATGCTTCGATGGAATAATCTTTCCCTTTCACTGTCTTGTGTTTTATAAACTGAGAATACTTGCAATATACCCGGCCTTAGAAATAATTAGATTCTTCTTGTTCATAAACCTG includes:
- the LOC140984861 gene encoding ferric reduction oxidase 7, chloroplastic-like, coding for MDEHPANETLLLQKEGLVNVSKKTPFFISSVKWSLRVVMWVIFITWAAFVFMFPSDFVSGLLEKWILATDGTLFGVTGSIFMLFSAPILLMAFLAFAYLSISGEEQSHGKKASRYPGFRLKTFPLFVQGPFGVVSAAESIGIVIFITYVIWAFCKETSNNLNLLALLDLPSKEKCAWMLKHTGLRLGLIGLFSLIFLFLPVARGSILLRLVDIPFEHATRYHVWLGHLTMFLFTLHGIFYMIGWSIEGHLIHKLLEWKNVGVANLAGVISLLAGLCMWITSLPGVRRINFELFFYTHQLYVVFVVFLALHVGDFIFSFAAGAIFLFMLDRFLRFFQSRRTVDVLSARSFPCGTLELVLSKPANLHYNALSWIFLQVRELSWLQWHPFSVSSSPRDGKNHLAILIKVLGDWTAKLEGRIPTDDEKESEIEPLLQSSSRLTVSVEGPYGHESSHHLTYENLVLVAGGIGISPFLAILSDVLHRINEGTPCLPKNIVIIWAVKTSNELPLLQTVDMESICPDFSDSLNLEILTYVTRESEPSLEEGSKIIEPVNSSTFTASKHRGISVLVGTGNIIWSGTYVVASTIGFIITVTLLDILYINPYNVSYWWYKGLLFLACMVVSTLIFGGLVICLWHIWERKTGINEYVDTSENGNLQQTKPKLNKKSVQEQYSTAIRYGQRPDFRDVFESMSDRWGNVDIGVIVCGPPSLQTSVAKECRTQNLKRRGNDAIFHFNSHSFDL